A stretch of Gasterosteus aculeatus chromosome 4, fGasAcu3.hap1.1, whole genome shotgun sequence DNA encodes these proteins:
- the kcnd2 gene encoding A-type voltage-gated potassium channel KCND2, which translates to MAGGAAAWLPFARAAAIGWMPVASTAMPVPPKEGRRRRAGLIVLNVSGTRFQTWRDTLERYPDTLLGSAERDFFFHEETNEFFFDRDPDIFRNILNFYRTGKLHYPRQECISAYDEELAFFGIIPEIIGDCCYEEYKDRRRENQERVQDDEETEQSKDLVVTDLGFRETLWRAFENPHTSTMALVFYYVTGFFIAVSVLANVVETVPCGAAPNRVRETSCGERYALAFFCLDTACVLIFTVEYLLRLLVAPSPCRFMKSVMSVIDVVAIMPYYIGLVMTDNEDVSGAFVTLRVFRVFRIFKFSRHSAGLRILGYTLKSCASELGFLLFSLTMAIIIFATVMFYAEKGSSSSKFTSIPAAFWYTIVTMTTLGYGDMVPKTIMGKIVGSVCSLSGVLVIALPVPVIVSNFSRIYHQSQRAEKRRAQKASKEAGQALVCKANPTFDLQQNHLLHCLEKTTNHEFVDEKVYNPSCQEVIVVKQLSRSSSVSSSPGGFTFCCARRNRRTLHLPNSTTSVGLHGSVQELSTIQIKERPLANSRSSLNTQLEETVPLNCHQPYSSAAVIPVATPAQLMAVEYSQAGVVGVSTL; encoded by the exons ATGGCGGGAGGAGCGGCGGCGTGGCTGCCGTTCGCCCGCGCGGCGGCCATTGGCTGGATGCCGGTGGCCAGCACGGCGATGCCGGTGCCCCCAAAGGAGGGGCGCCGCCGCCGTGCAGGTCTCATCGTGCTCAACGTGAGCGGAACCAGGTTCCAGACGTGGCGGGACACTCTGGAGCGGTACCCGGACACCCTGCTGGGCAGCGCGGAGCGGGACTTTTTCTTCCACGAGGAGACCAACGAGTTCTTTTTCGACCGCGATCCGGACATCTTCCGCAACATCCTGAACTTCTACCGCACCGGGAAGCTGCACTACCCGCGGCAGGAGTGCATCTCCGCGTACGACGAGGAGCTCGCGTTCTTCGGCATCATCCCGGAGATCATCGGGGACTGCTGCTACGAGGAGTACAAGGACCGGCGGCGGGAGAACCAGGAGCGCGTCCAGGACGACGAGGAGACGGAGCAGTCCAAAGACCTGGTGGTGACGGACTTGGGCTTTCGGGAGACCCTGTGGCGGGCCTTCGAGAACCCGCACACCTCCACCATGGCACTAGTCTTCTACTACGTCACCGGCTTCTTCATTGCTGTGTCGGTTCTGGCCAACGTGGTGGAGACGGTTCCGTGCGGCGCCGCGCCAAACCGCGTCCGCGAAACGTCGTGCGGCGAGAGGTACGCGCTGGCCTTCTTCTGCCTGGACACGGCGTGCGTGCTGATCTTCACGGTGGAGTACCTGCTGCGCCTGCTGGTGGCACCGAGCCCTTGCCGATTCATGAAGAGCGTGATGAGCGTCATCGACGTGGTGGCCATCATGCCGTACTACATCGGCCTGGTGATGACCGACAACGAGGACGTGAGCGGCGCCTTCGTCACGCTGCGCGTCTTCCGCGTCTTCCGCATCTTCAAGTTCTCGCGCCACTCGGCGGGCCTGCGGATCCTGGGCTACACGCTGAAGAGCTGCGCCTCGGAGCTGGGCTTCCTGCTCTTCAGCCTCACCATGGCCATCATCATCTTCGCCACCGTCATGTTCTACGCCGAGAAGGGCTCCAGCTCCAGCAAGTTCACCAGCATCCCGGCGGCCTTCTGGTACACCatcgtcaccatgacgacgctGGG atATGGCGACATGGTACCAAAGACCATCATGGGGAAGATTGTGGGCTCCGTATGCTCCCTGAGCGGCGTGTTGGTCATCGCCCTGCCGGTTCCAGTCATCGTCTCCAACTTCAGCCGGATCTACCACCAGAGCCAAAGGGCCGAGAAGAGGCGCGCTCAGAAG GCCTCTAAAGAAGCAGGACAGGCACTGGTGTGCAAGGCCAacccgacctttgacctccagcaAAATCACCTGCTGCACTGTCTGGAGAAAACAACG AACCATGAGTTTGTGGACGAGAAGGTGTACAACCCCAGTTGCCAGGAGGTGATTGTGGTGAAGCAGctctctcgctcctcctccgtctcctcttcGCCTGGAGGCTTTACCTTCTGCTGCGCACGGAGGAACAGGAGGACCTTGCACCTCCCCAACTCCACCACATCGGTGGGTCTACACGGCAGCGTGCAGGAGCTCAGCACCATCCAGATCAAAGAGAGGCCCCTCGCCAACAG tCGCTCCAGTCTCAACACCCAGTTAGAGGAGACGGTTCCGTTGAACTGTCACCAGCCGTACAGTTCAGCCGCCGTCATCCCCGTTGCAACGCCGGCCCAACTGATGGCCGTCGAGTACTCGCAGGCCGGAGTGGTCGGGGTGTCGACACTCTAG